In the genome of uncultured Pseudomonas sp., the window TCGGCACGAAGCCGGCGTCAACCGCGGCGCGCGAAGCACCCACAGCAGCGCCAAGCTTGTCGGCCAGAGCGTAGAGGTGCTTGAAGTTGTCACCGTTCTGCATGCCACGACCGCCGGAAATGACGATTTTGGCAGCGGTCAGTTCAGGTCGGTCGGATTTAGCCAGCTCTTCACCGACGAAAGCCGATTTGCCAGCATCCGCTGCGCCGCTAACGGCTTCAACAGCAGCACTGCCGCCTTCGGCAGCAACTGGATCGAAACCAGTGGCGCGCACGGTGATGACTTTGACAGCAGCAGACGACTGCACAGTGGCGATAGCATTACCGGCGTAGATCGGACGCTTGAAGGTGTCAGCGCTTTCAACCGCGATGATTTCCGAGATCTGATCAACGTCCAGCGCAGCGGCTACGCGCGGCAGGATGTTCTTACCGTTGCTGGTAGCAGCAGCCAGAATGTGGCTGTAGCCCTTGCCCAGTTCGGCCACTAGCGGCGCGACGTTTTCCGGCAGCTGGTGCGCGAAAGCCGCGTCGTCAGCAACCAGCACCTTGGCCACGCCAGCGATTTTGCCAGCAGCTTCGGCAGCGGCGGCGCACGCGGCACCGGCAACCAGAACGTGAATGTCGCCGCCGATCTTCGCAGCAGCAGCCACGGTGTTCAGCGTGGCTGGAGCCAGGGCGGCATTGGTGTGTTCAGCGATAACCAGGATAGTCATTTAGATTACCTTCGCCTCGTTCTTCAGTTTCTCGACCAGTTCAGCCACGGACTTGACCTTGATGCCGGCGCTGCGGGTAGCAGGCGCTTCGACTTTCAGGGTCTTCACAGTGGAGGCAGTGGAAACGCCCAGGTCGCCCGGGGTAACGGTTTCCAGCGGCTTCTTCTTGGCCTTCATGATGTTCGGCAGCGACGCGTAGCGCGGCTCGTTGAGGCGCAGGTCGGTGGTCACGATCGCCGGCAGGTTCAACGCAACGGTCTGCAGACCGCCGTCGATTTCGCGGGTGACGTTGATCTTGTCGCCCGCCACTTCCACTTTGGAAGCGAAGGTGCCTTGAGCGAAACCAGTCAGGGCAGCGAGCATCTGGCCAGTCTGGTTGTTGTCGCTGTCGATGGCCTGCTTGCCGAGGATAACCAGCTGTGGCTGCTCTTTATCAACAACCGCCTTCAGCAGTTTGGCGACAGCCAGGGAGTTCAGCTCATCGGCCGATTCAACCAGGATGGCACGGTCAGCACCCAGCGCCAGCGCGGTACGCAGCTGCTCTTGAGCAGTGGTCGGGCCGATGGTTACAACAACGATTTCGCTCGCTACGCCTTTCTCTTTCAGGCGTACGGCTTCTTCCACGGCGATTTCGCAGAAAGGGTTCATCGACATCTTGACGTTGGCAAGATCAACGCCGCTGTTGTCCGCTTTGACGCGAACTTTGACGTTGTAGTCGACCACTCGTTTGACAGCTACAAGAACCTTCATGGATTCCTCGTTAGATAAGAATGTCGTCAGTCGCTCTGCTCAGCTCGCCAATAATCCTCTGGCAACAGAACGTTGCCGAACGGCTTGCTCTGCACAACAGAGCAAAAATGGCGGGCGGGCAACATTGAGGGTGGCAGATCGCTCGCGCGAGGCGCTCGTACTCAGCACCACAGTCGTAAACAATCACCAGGAACCGAGTAAACCGCAATGAGCGCAGCAGCCTTGAGCGCCATTACCGGTTGCAAGATATCTCTAAGCATCCATGGCCAGGTCATCCACCGCGGCGAATCACCTGGCCAGGCGTGCATATTTCAGCGTGAGCGCGGCATACCAAGACCGAACTGAGCGATCAGTTCACGCTGGATTTCGTTAGTGCCGCCGCCAAAGGTCAAGGTCACGCAGGCGCGCACGTCGTACTCCAACTCACCCAGCAAAAACGCTGCGGCGCTGCCCTCACGAATCAGCCCGCTGGCACCTACGACCTCACTCAGTTTGCGCAGGATATCCACCACTGACTCGGAGCCGAACACCTTGGTGGTCGACGCCAACGCTACGTCCATCCGATCATGATCCAGATCGGCGGCGATGCGGAAGTTGATCAGGCGCATGGCCTCGATCTTCGCGTAACACTCGGCCAGCAGACTGCGTACCCAAGCCTGATCCATGGCGCGGCGGCCCTGCTCATCCTCGGCCCGTGCCCATAGATAGACCTTGCGAAACATGCCAACCACTCGATCAGACCATGAGCCAAGGCCCAAACGCTCATGGTTAAGCTGTGCGGTAACCAGATGCCAGCCCTTGTTCAGCTCGCCAACCAGACGATTTTTCGGCACTTCGACATTGTCGTAATACGTTGCCGCCGTCGGGTTGCTACAAGTCGGGATCAGGGTGTGAGAGAAGCCCTCGGCGCGGGTATCCACGATCAGGATGGAAATGCCCTTGTGGCGCAACTCTTGCGGATTGGTGCGCGCCGCCAGCCAGATGTAATCGGCGGAGTGCGCACCCGAGGTCCACAGTTTGTTGCCGTTGACGACAAAGCGATCCTCTTCCACCTTTGCGGTGGTCTTCAGGGTCGCCAGATCCGACCCCGCGCCCGGCTCCGAATAGCCGATGGCGAAATGGATTTCCCCGGCGGCAATGCCCGGCAGGAAAGCCTGTTTCTGCTCGGCTGTGCCATTAGCCATTAAGGCCGGGCCCACGGTGCTGATGGTAACGAAAGGCAGCGGCGCACTGGCGATATTGGCCTCTTCAAAGAAGATCAGCTGCTCAGTGGCACCATAGCCCTGGCCGCCGTACTCCTTCGGCCAACCCACTGCCAGCCAGCCGTCCTGGCCCATCTGCCGAATCAGCCGGTTCGACGTCTCCGAACCCTCGGCACCACGCAGCTCGCAGCGCAGCTCGTCGGTCATCAGGCCATTGAAGTAATCGCGCACTTCAAGGCGCAGTTTTTTCTGTTCTGCGGTTAAGTCTACAAACATGCTGCGCTCCTCAGGCTACGCCCAGAATCAGGCCGCTGGTTGGCACGCCGGTACCGGCGGTGACCAGCACATTGTCTACGTTGACCACCTGGTTCACCGAACTGCCACGTACCTGGCGCACGCCTTCGGCAATACCGTTCATGCCATGGATATAGGCTTCACCCAACTGACCACCATGAGTGTTGATCGGCAGGCGTCCGCCGCGCGCATGATGCCCGGCACGAATGAACTCCTTGGCCTCACCGCGCTCGCAGAAGCCGAACTCTTCCAGTTGCGGCAGCACGAAGGGGGTGAAGTGGTCGTAGATCACCGCGGTCTGGATCGCGTCCGGCCCCAGGCCTGACTGGCGATAGATTTCCTTGGCCACCACGCCCATCTCCGGCAAGCCGGTAATGTCATCGCGATAGAACGAGGTCATGCTCTGTTGACCAGCAGCGATACCCTGGGCAGCGCCTTTAATGATCACCGGCTTTTGCTTGAGATCCCGCGCACGCTCAACCGAGGTGATAACCATCGCCACGGCGCCGTCTGACTCCTGGCAGCAATCGAGCAGGCGCAGCGGATCGCAGATCCAGCGCGAGTTCTGATGGTCTTCCAGGGTGATTGGCTTACCGTGGAAGAAGGCTGCGGGGTTGGTCGCGGCGAAATCGCGCGCGGCCACAGCGATACGGCCGAAATCCTCGGTGGTGGCGCCATAGGTGTGCATGTAGCGGCGGGCGAACATGCCCACCCAAGATGCCGGGGTATGGAAACCGTGAGGCATGTACCAGCCATAGTTGACGTTGTCGAACAGCGGGGTATCAGCGAAGCCATAGTTGCCAGTACCAAAACGGTACCAGGAGCGCTCGTTCATCGCCCGGTAGACCACTACGGTTTTCGCCACACCGGTGGCCACAGCCATAGCCGCATGCATCACCGGGCCGCACGCAGCACCGCCGCCATGCGGCACCTGGGAGAAGAATTTCACCTGCTCGCAACCCAGCAGCCGAGCGATCTCGTACTCCGGCACTTTATCTACCGAGTAGGAGCTGAAACCGTCGACATCTTTAGGGTCGATACCGGCATCGGCCAGCGCCGCCAGCGTCGCTTCCATGGCCAGACGCAGCTCGGTGCGACCGGAGTTTTTGGAAAACTCAGTGGCACCAAGACCGGCAATCGCAGCCTTTCCGGACAGCATTGCATCATTCATCTTCGCGTCTCCGTTATGTTGGCAGAACCAGGCTGACCGTACCGACCGCGTGGTTGCCCATGGAATTCTTACCCTTGAGCGTGATCACCAGCGAGCGCTTGTCTTCGTCCCGCTCGCTCACTTCACCGCTGAACGTCATGGTGTCGCCGGGGTAGTTAGGAACGCCCAGCTTGATGCGAACATCGCCGAAACTGGCCAGCGGGCCGGCCCAACCTTCGACAAACCGCTGTACCAGCGCCGTGGTGGTCAGGATATTCATGAAGATATGTGGCGAGCCCAGCTCACGAGCGGCCTCGACATCATGGTGGCCAGGAAAGTAATCACGGGTGGCAATTGCCCCGCCATTGATCAGGGTCACGGTGATAGGGATCGCCAGCTCGGGAAGTTGCTCGCCGAGCTTGGTTTCAGCAAAGGTTCTGGTTTTCATCGAGGTCATATTTCCATCCAAGCGTGTCATTGTTGGCCAGCCAGTCACCGAGACGCTCGAGAGTGGCAGCAGAACCACCCAGCACCAGACTCAGGTAGCGGCTCCAGTAAAGAAAACGGTGGATCGGATAGGTCAGATCGACGCCAATGCCACCATGCACATGCTGAGCCTTGTGGCCGATCAGGTGCGCCGCTTCGACACACAGGAAACGCGTGGCAAATGCTTCCGAACCGCTCGGCATGCCGTTGTCGAGGCGATAACACAGCTGATACAAACAGCTGCGCAAACTCTCAATGGCGATGTGGCAGTCCGCCATGCTCATCTGCACCGCCTGGAAGGTGCCGATGGCTCGCCCGAACTGCTCGCGCTGGTTAACGTACTCCACGGTACGCCGCACCTGCGCTTCGCTGACCCCGAGCTGCAACGCTGCCACCGCGGCAATCGCCCGCTGCTCCAGCCAAGGCAAGGCCGCAAGCGGCAAGAGCTGCACGGCATAGATCAATACATTGCGGCACTGCACGTCCGCCACGCCAAGGCCATGGTTGCTCACGGCTGGCACCAGCTGCACGCCTTCGCTGCGCGGATCCAGCAGCACCAAACGCTGACCTTCAGCCGTCTCGACGGCCAGCAGCAGCTGGTCGGCCTGAGCCGCCACATCCACCGCATTAACATGGCCCTGCAACAGCAGGCGGCCATCCTGTTCATCCAAGCGCAGAGCCAGGCCATGACTGGACGCCAGCCCCTGCAGGGAAAAACTCAGCAGTTGGCTGCCGGCAGCGGCCTGTTCGATCAATGCTCGCTGGGAGTCGGCGGCAAACTCGGCCAAACAGGCTGCAGTCAGCTGGTGCTGCCACAACGGTACCTGACCCAAACCCGCACCTTGCGCACGCAGCACGCAATGCAAGTCGGTAATGCCCATGCCGCTGCCGCCGAATGCTTCCGGAATGGCCAGCGCATGCAGCCCCGTATCGATGCAGGTCTGCCACAGCGCCTGCATGAAGGGCTCAGCTGCCAGATCGAACTCGCGCATGCGCTCGTCGGTGCAGTAATCCTGGAACACGCTATCGGCCATTTCGGCAATCGCGCGCTGGTCGTCAGTCAATGAAAAATCCACGGGACGCCTCCTGTTATGCCACCGGCCGGAATTGCGGCAGAGTCTGTCGGTCATCGAAACGTTCGAACTCAACCTGCAGACGCTGACCGATCTTCAGCTGATCGGCATTTACGCCCACCAGCCCGGCGATCAGCCGCACGCCCTCGTCCAGTTCGATCAGGCCGATCGGGTTGGGATAATCAAACGGCGCTACTTCCGGGTAGTGCATGACCACGAAGGAATACAGATGAGCCTTACCGCTGGCCTCGATGCTGTCCCAGGCAAAGCTGTGGCACTTGATGCACACCGGCGCAGGTGGATGGCGCAGGGTCTGGCAGTCGCTGCAACGTTGAATCAGCAGCTTGCCGGCCTCGCAGCCTTCCCAGAAGAAACGGCTGTCATCACTTCGGCCGGGCAAGGGACGCATGGCCTTAGGCGCAGCTTTCTGCTCTTGCGGTTTGGCGGCTGGCGGACGCTGTGCGGGCTTGAATTTGAAGACGCGGAACAGCTGCTTGCCAACCTGCTCGTCCGAACCGCCGGCCTCTGCTTCAGAGAAGTAGGTCATCAAGACCGTGACGAAGAAACCAGTGCCCAGCGGGGTGGTCTTCTCCTCACTGACCGAATCCAGTCGTGCGGTGAAATACAGGCGCTCGCCGGCAATGATCGGGCGATCGAAATGCAAATCAGAGTTGACCGCCACCACCGCCGGGTAGCCGTAGGGCTCGATAACTTTGAGCACTTCAAAATTGTTCTCGGTGGTGGAACCCTCAGGGAAGTTCTCCTGATCCAGTCCACCCATGCACCACACCTGCAGCATGCCGGGCGGCGCGACTACATCCGCATGGCCCTGAGCGCGAGCAAATGCAGCATCGGTATACAGCGGATTGCTGATGCCCATTACTTCGCACCACTGCCGGATCATCGGCGCATTCACTCGATCCCAGGCGTAGACGCGACCATATTCACGCCCGACCATGGCCTGCACCTTGTCTATCAATTCTTGATCAGCCAAGTTCGTCTCCTGATAGTTCTGTTGGACGATACCGGTAGCGGCATCATCGAGTTTCATCACGCCTTGCCGGAGGTGGAAGCAGCCAAAAAGGCTGGTCGCTCGCCACCGCCATGCAACAGCAGGTTGGTTCCACTGAAATAGGCCGCCATCGGTGAGCCGGCATACAGACAGGCATTGGCGATGTCCTCCGGCTCGCCCATACGGCCGGCGGGAATCCCCGCGCCGACTGCAGCGATGCCGGCTTCATCGCCGTAATGCAAATGGGATTGTTCGGTGCGGATCAGCCCAGGGCTGATGGTCAGCACCCGTACTTTCGGCGCCCACTCCACCGCCAGCGAGCTGGCCAGCGCAACGATGCCGGCCTTGGCCGCGCCATAAGCGGCAGTACCCGGTGAAGGTCGGGAGGCGCTAACCGAGCCGATAAAGATGATCACCCCGCCTTCGGCCTGCTGCTGCATCAGCTGATTGGCCTGCTGAGCGATATTCAACGGTGCCAGCAGATTGAGGCGAATGATGCTTTCGCTGAAGCGCGGCGAGGCCGTTGCCGCCTCGGCATGCGGACTACCGCCCGCGTTATTGACCAGTACATCGAGGCGACCGGCCTGCTGTTTGATCGTTGCAAACACCTGCGCCATAACGTCCACATCGCGCACGTCGGCTGGCAAAAAGCTTGCCTCGTTGCCAGCCGCCTGTGGCAGCTGCTCGGGAGGCTGACGCCCGCAAACGAACACCTGCGCACCGGCAGCCAGGTAGGCACACGCGATACCGGCACCGATACCTTTGGTACCGCCGGTGATCAGAACCACTTTGCCACGGTAATCCAGCTGGCTGGGAGACTGCATACACACACCTCACGTGAAGTCATGACCTCACT includes:
- a CDS encoding FAD-binding protein, coding for MTILVIAEHTNAALAPATLNTVAAAAKIGGDIHVLVAGAACAAAAEAAGKIAGVAKVLVADDAAFAHQLPENVAPLVAELGKGYSHILAAATSNGKNILPRVAAALDVDQISEIIAVESADTFKRPIYAGNAIATVQSSAAVKVITVRATGFDPVAAEGGSAAVEAVSGAADAGKSAFVGEELAKSDRPELTAAKIVISGGRGMQNGDNFKHLYALADKLGAAVGASRAAVDAGFVPNDMQVGQTGKIVAPQLYIAVGISGAIQHLAGMKDSKVIVAINKDEEAPIFQVADYGLVADLFDAVPELEKLV
- a CDS encoding electron transfer flavoprotein subunit beta/FixA family protein, which encodes MKVLVAVKRVVDYNVKVRVKADNSGVDLANVKMSMNPFCEIAVEEAVRLKEKGVASEIVVVTIGPTTAQEQLRTALALGADRAILVESADELNSLAVAKLLKAVVDKEQPQLVILGKQAIDSDNNQTGQMLAALTGFAQGTFASKVEVAGDKINVTREIDGGLQTVALNLPAIVTTDLRLNEPRYASLPNIMKAKKKPLETVTPGDLGVSTASTVKTLKVEAPATRSAGIKVKSVAELVEKLKNEAKVI
- a CDS encoding acyl-CoA dehydrogenase family protein, translated to MFVDLTAEQKKLRLEVRDYFNGLMTDELRCELRGAEGSETSNRLIRQMGQDGWLAVGWPKEYGGQGYGATEQLIFFEEANIASAPLPFVTISTVGPALMANGTAEQKQAFLPGIAAGEIHFAIGYSEPGAGSDLATLKTTAKVEEDRFVVNGNKLWTSGAHSADYIWLAARTNPQELRHKGISILIVDTRAEGFSHTLIPTCSNPTAATYYDNVEVPKNRLVGELNKGWHLVTAQLNHERLGLGSWSDRVVGMFRKVYLWARAEDEQGRRAMDQAWVRSLLAECYAKIEAMRLINFRIAADLDHDRMDVALASTTKVFGSESVVDILRKLSEVVGASGLIREGSAAAFLLGELEYDVRACVTLTFGGGTNEIQRELIAQFGLGMPRSR
- a CDS encoding lipid-transfer protein is translated as MNDAMLSGKAAIAGLGATEFSKNSGRTELRLAMEATLAALADAGIDPKDVDGFSSYSVDKVPEYEIARLLGCEQVKFFSQVPHGGGAACGPVMHAAMAVATGVAKTVVVYRAMNERSWYRFGTGNYGFADTPLFDNVNYGWYMPHGFHTPASWVGMFARRYMHTYGATTEDFGRIAVAARDFAATNPAAFFHGKPITLEDHQNSRWICDPLRLLDCCQESDGAVAMVITSVERARDLKQKPVIIKGAAQGIAAGQQSMTSFYRDDITGLPEMGVVAKEIYRQSGLGPDAIQTAVIYDHFTPFVLPQLEEFGFCERGEAKEFIRAGHHARGGRLPINTHGGQLGEAYIHGMNGIAEGVRQVRGSSVNQVVNVDNVLVTAGTGVPTSGLILGVA
- a CDS encoding MaoC family dehydratase gives rise to the protein MTSMKTRTFAETKLGEQLPELAIPITVTLINGGAIATRDYFPGHHDVEAARELGSPHIFMNILTTTALVQRFVEGWAGPLASFGDVRIKLGVPNYPGDTMTFSGEVSERDEDKRSLVITLKGKNSMGNHAVGTVSLVLPT
- a CDS encoding acyl-CoA dehydrogenase family protein; its protein translation is MDFSLTDDQRAIAEMADSVFQDYCTDERMREFDLAAEPFMQALWQTCIDTGLHALAIPEAFGGSGMGITDLHCVLRAQGAGLGQVPLWQHQLTAACLAEFAADSQRALIEQAAAGSQLLSFSLQGLASSHGLALRLDEQDGRLLLQGHVNAVDVAAQADQLLLAVETAEGQRLVLLDPRSEGVQLVPAVSNHGLGVADVQCRNVLIYAVQLLPLAALPWLEQRAIAAVAALQLGVSEAQVRRTVEYVNQREQFGRAIGTFQAVQMSMADCHIAIESLRSCLYQLCYRLDNGMPSGSEAFATRFLCVEAAHLIGHKAQHVHGGIGVDLTYPIHRFLYWSRYLSLVLGGSAATLERLGDWLANNDTLGWKYDLDENQNLC
- a CDS encoding OB-fold domain-containing protein, whose amino-acid sequence is MADQELIDKVQAMVGREYGRVYAWDRVNAPMIRQWCEVMGISNPLYTDAAFARAQGHADVVAPPGMLQVWCMGGLDQENFPEGSTTENNFEVLKVIEPYGYPAVVAVNSDLHFDRPIIAGERLYFTARLDSVSEEKTTPLGTGFFVTVLMTYFSEAEAGGSDEQVGKQLFRVFKFKPAQRPPAAKPQEQKAAPKAMRPLPGRSDDSRFFWEGCEAGKLLIQRCSDCQTLRHPPAPVCIKCHSFAWDSIEASGKAHLYSFVVMHYPEVAPFDYPNPIGLIELDEGVRLIAGLVGVNADQLKIGQRLQVEFERFDDRQTLPQFRPVA
- a CDS encoding SDR family oxidoreductase; its protein translation is MQSPSQLDYRGKVVLITGGTKGIGAGIACAYLAAGAQVFVCGRQPPEQLPQAAGNEASFLPADVRDVDVMAQVFATIKQQAGRLDVLVNNAGGSPHAEAATASPRFSESIIRLNLLAPLNIAQQANQLMQQQAEGGVIIFIGSVSASRPSPGTAAYGAAKAGIVALASSLAVEWAPKVRVLTISPGLIRTEQSHLHYGDEAGIAAVGAGIPAGRMGEPEDIANACLYAGSPMAAYFSGTNLLLHGGGERPAFLAASTSGKA